The genomic window ATCCACCCAGTGCAGGCCAACACGATCCATCGGCTCATGCACAACGAGCTTGAGAACGGTTGTACCTGTAAAGCCGTCTTTCACCGGATCCAGGGTGAGAGCGATAGATTGCTCTGTCACCGCATAGGATTTTGGCAGGCGATAGTCAACCTCTACGGCAAGGGTCAGGCTGCTGAGGCAAAGCATCAGCAAGCCGACGATGTGCCGGGCAAGGATCTGAGGCATGGGAATTTACTTCTCTTTATTCGGTGAGAACCGAAGAATACGACATTGGCAACACAAGGGCACTCACTCAGCTCATCTGCACGCACCCATTCCACGGTACCTTTTCCCCATCGACTCGGCACAGCGATGTCGTACATCGATGGAAGCAAGCAGCATCGATGGATAAACAAAAATCACCGCAGTTGAAGGAGCGCTAAGGGAGGCAGAAACCACTACAAAAAACCACCTCGAGGTTTATACTGATAAAAAAGGTGCACCGCAGACGGTATCGAGGGCGCACGATGACCCATAGAAAAACGATAAAACTTAGCCGACGTCAGGTCTTGAAACGGGCCAGCACCGTGCTGACTGCCAGTGTTATCGGGTTCCCTGCAATTATTTCGGCACGAAACGCCAAACCCACCGTGCGCGTCCTTGGAACGCATGTAACGCTTCAGGAAAAGATCCGACAGCGAGCAGAGCAGGATTTGGGTATCAACCTGGAGTTCAGCCCCGGCGGCAGTGCACAGGTGCTGTTCAGGGCATCCATGGACCCCTCAAGTTTTGACGTCTACGAGCAGTGGTCCAACAGCATGCGGGTGCTCTGGCAGGCCCGAGCGATACAGCCCATAGACCCGGATCGCATCGAACGCTGGGACGAAATCAACGCCCTGAGTAAAACCGGCCGGCTGTCACCTGAGGACTCCATAGGTGCAGGCGACGCGCCCCATCTCCTGCTTTATGTACAGGCTGACGGGTCCCTTGGCCCTCGTCCCAGTAGCGAAGTGAGCTACCTCCCCTATGTCCACAACGCCGACTCCCTGGGTTACAACCCCCAGCGTGTTACCGAGGGGCAGGCCTACGAAACCGAGAGCTGGGGTTGGCTACTGGATCCTCAATACCGCGGGCGCGTGGCGATTGTTAATGCACCCAGTATCGGGGTATTCGATCTCGCTCTCGCCGCCCAAGCCCGGGGACTCATGGAGTTTAAAGACATAGGCAACATGAGTCGCGAGGAGGTGAAACAGCTGTTCGATATTCTTATGCGGTTCAAAGCGGAGGGGCACTTTCGGGGATTCTGGAACTCCGTACCCCATTCGGCCGAGCTCATGACGCGGGGCGAGGTCGACGTGCAAAGCATGTTTTCTCCCGGAGTCTCCATGGTGCGAAGTGCAGGGACACCCTGTATTTATGCGGCACCCAAGGAGGGATACCGGGCCTGGCAGGGCGTTATGTGTCTGTCCAGGGATACCCGTGGCGAAC from Congregibacter litoralis KT71 includes these protein-coding regions:
- a CDS encoding ABC transporter substrate-binding protein yields the protein MTHRKTIKLSRRQVLKRASTVLTASVIGFPAIISARNAKPTVRVLGTHVTLQEKIRQRAEQDLGINLEFSPGGSAQVLFRASMDPSSFDVYEQWSNSMRVLWQARAIQPIDPDRIERWDEINALSKTGRLSPEDSIGAGDAPHLLLYVQADGSLGPRPSSEVSYLPYVHNADSLGYNPQRVTEGQAYETESWGWLLDPQYRGRVAIVNAPSIGVFDLALAAQARGLMEFKDIGNMSREEVKQLFDILMRFKAEGHFRGFWNSVPHSAELMTRGEVDVQSMFSPGVSMVRSAGTPCIYAAPKEGYRAWQGVMCLSRDTRGEQEEAAYQYMNWWLSGWPGAFISRQGYYISNPERSRSQMPEDEWNYWYEGQPANTQLTGPDGNITVQSGERRRGGSYARRFANIAVWNTVMPTFDLTVQRWNEFVIA